From the Alkaliphilus flagellatus genome, the window AAATGATTCTACCCTTGCTCCATCCATTCCTTCAAGAATTACTTTCTCTTCGCCATCCTTCAAATTAGAATTTATTTTATATTGTTTAGGAGCTATTTTTCTGTCTAAAATATTATGATGCCACTCTACCTTAGGAGGCTCTTCTTTACCGTAAAACCCCATATAAACTCTGTTTTCTATAGGGACAGCCCAAATAAGAATAGGAGCATTTGTAGTGTTTTTAAATTTAAAATCTTTAAAACCATAAGCTACGGTTGAATCTTGTCCATAGGGTAAATAGTGAACAGGCATACTATGATTGTATCTTTCTACAATTTCCAAATTACTAAGTATTGACACATTATATAAAGTAGATGCAATTTTGCATGCTCCACCACCTATTGATGGTGTTACATTTCCACCTATATAAGCAGAGCCTTCCTGATATCCTTTAGATTCAACATAAGGGCCTATGCTGTTATTTTGTGAAAATACTCCACCTGGAGGTACAACAATTCCACTGACAGATTTCGCCGCTAAATGAACATTGTGCTGTTCTCCTGGCGATGTGGTTTTTATAACGGTACAAAATGCAGATAATAGTACATCAGTTCCATGCTTTTCTTGAGCTTCTTTAAACTTACTATCATTTTCCCATGGAACATTAAGAATAGGGCCAGACTTGTCAGGTACATCAAAGTCAACATTACTGATATGATTTTCTGTCTTTGAAATATTAACTTGGGCTCCCAGGTTTTCTGGGTTTTCCTCTAGCTCTTTTTCTGCATTTTTAAAATTACATGATGTTGAATAAATTAATAAAGTTACTGTTAGAATTAGTAATATATAATTTTTTATCTTCAAATTATCACCCCTATTTTAAATTAATCTATTAATACTACTACAATATATTTTTAGATATATTGTTAGAAAATATGTACGTTTTATTTGTATGACAAGATTGTCCTCTTGCATATAATTGGAATGTGGGGGGGATGAAATGTTAAAGAAAGGAATTTTAATAGTAACATCTATGTTTTGCATTATAACTATTCTTTTAATTGGGAAAAATATAAACCTAATGAAAAATAAAATACAAAGTGATAAAGAGGTTTTGGGATATAGTGAATACATAGAATATATTGCATGGGAAAACAAAATGATTACAGAAAATCCAGAATATGAGAATTTAAAGATATTAATTGATATCTCTGAAAAACGGCTATATTTACTTAATGGAAACGAAACGATAAAGATATATCCAATTGCTAGTGGAAAATTAAATACTCCAACTCCTATAGGTACATGGAAAATAATTAATAAGGCTAAGTGGGGAGGTGGATTTGGAACGCGATGGATGGGACTTAATGTACCCTGGGGTACATATGGAATTCATGGTACTAATAAGCCAAATTCTATTGGTTCAAATGCTTCTGCTGGGTGTGTGCGAATGAATAATAAAGATGTAGAGGATCTTTATAAATATGTTAAGCACGAGACTCCAGTTGCTATTATTAATGGAATGTTTGGACCGTTTGGTTATGGACTTCGTACTATATCTCCAGGAGATATAGGATCAGATGTAATGGAAGTTCAAGCTAGATTAAGAGCTTATGGGTATTATGATGTAGACTATTTAGATGGTAAATACGGTCCACATATGGAACAGGCTTTATACGATTTCCAAAAAAAACATGACCTTCCAAAGAGTCCTCATATTAGCTATGAAACCTATAAAAAATTAGGAATTATAATTATGGATTAATTCTAATTAATATTAAATTTTTTATAGTCTAGGAAACTATGCTTTCCTAGACTATAAAAGTAGGAGTTGAAAGGGAAAGTATTCCTCTTTCTTATTCATGAGAGTTCTTGGACAACTTTGCCGTTTTTTAAAATGAAATATATAAAAAGAGGGTATAATTAAGTTATGTATCTGAAAAAGTATAGTTAAGATGCGTACTACTTAATTGGGGATGTGATTAATATGACTTCAAATATTTTGATACAATTACTAATGCTAGTTCTGCTACTTATAATGTCAGCATTTTTCTCGGCCGCAGAAACTTCTCTTATGTCTTTGAGTAAAATTAGAGTTAGATATATGGTAGATGAAAATGTTAAAGGTGCTAAGTTGGTCCAAAAGTTGGTCGAAAACCCTAGTAAGTTAATAGGTAGTGTTTTAGTAGGTAACAATATTGCTAATATTGCTGGTTCGGCTCTAGCTACTGCTCTTACTATGGAATTGTTTAAAGGGAATGCTGTTGCTATAGCAACTATAGTAATGACAGTGTTAATTTTGATATTTTCTGAAATTACTCCGAAATCTTTGGCTGCACAAAATGCAGAGAAGGTGGCTCTAATTGTGGCTAAACCTCTTTCATTAATCGTTACGATAATTAATCCTATTGTTATTATATTTACTAAAGTAACTAATTTTTTAGTTAGAATATTAGGCGGAAAAAGTGATAAAGATGCTCCTTATATTACTGAAGAGGAATTGAAATCTATAGTTAATGTAAGCCATGAAGAAGGAGTTTTGGAAATAGAAGAAAAACAAATGATTTATAATGTATTTGAATTCGGAGATCTACAAATAAAAGATGTTATGATTCAAAGAACTGATATATCTGCAATAGATGTTGATTCGGATTTTAATGAGGTTATGGAATTTATTAAACAGGAAAAGTACTCAAGATATCCTATATATGATGGAAACTTTGATAATATAATTGGTATTGTAAATGTAAAGGATTTAATTTATGCAGAAGATACTACGGAGAATTTTAATATTACTAAGTATATAAGAGAGTCTTATTATACGTATGAGTTTAAAAGAATAACTGAGCTTTTTAAAGAAATGAAAAAAAACAGGGTACATATGGCTATAGTTATTGATGAATATGGTGGTACTGCTGGTATTGTAACTATAGAAGATTTGATTGAAGAAATAGTTGGTGAAATTGAAGATGAGTATGATGAAGTTGAAAAAGAAATTGAAAAAATAAATGAGCAAGAGTATGTTGTAGATGGTAGTACAAAGATTGTATTTATCAATGGATTTCTTGGTCTTAATATGGTATCGGAAGATTTTGATTCCTTGGGAGGATTCATCATGGGTGAACTGGGAAGGCTACCTAAAGTAGGGGAAGCTGTTGTACATGAAAATGTAAAGTTTACTGTCGAATCTATTTCTAACCATAGAATACAAAAAATAAGGATTCAAATTTTACCAGAGAATCAATAATTACTATTTTTAACTATTTTTAAAAATGTGATTTAAATCAAAGTCTTTATTTAATCTATATAGTATTATCGAACTAAGATATTAGATAAATACACTTGGAGGGATAAAATTATGAAATATGTGTTTTCTGGTAATGATAAAATCGGAGATATTGTAGTTAAATTACCTAAGGCAAGTGAGGTTTTTAAAACCTTTAAAATAGACTTTTGCTGTGGGGGAAATAGACCTTTAATTGAGGCTATTAATGAAAATGGATTAAAGGAAGAAGAGGTATTAGCAAAGCTTGAAGAATCATATAAATCAGTACAAGAATTAAAAAGTAAAGATATTGATTGGACAAAGGCATCCTTTAGCGATTTAATCGATCATGTAGTAAATACGCATCATTCTTATTTAAATCAAGAACTACCTAAACTTAGCGAATTAACTAGAAAGATATATAGAGTACATGGCGAAGGGCATAGTGAGCTTTCTGATGTTTATAAATTATTTCATACTTTAAAAATGGAGCTTGAACAACATTTGATTAAAGAAGAAGAAATTGTATTCCCATTAATTAAGCAATACGAAGCTAATCCATCTGATGAGCTTTTAGAAAAAACAATTAATGCTATTAATGAATTAGAAGATGAACATGAAGAAGCAGGGACTATATTAAAGAAATTAAGAAAAATTACTGATGATTATACAGTACCTAGTGATGGTTGCCAATCTTATGATTTAACATTTAGGGGACTTGAGTTTCTAGAATCTGATACGTTTCAGCATATACACTTAGAAAATAATATTATGTTTCCAAGACTAGTGGCTCTAAGGAAATAATTTACAGAAAAACCCTCCATATTTGATGGAGGGTTTTAAAATTATGCATTGTTTAATTAGAATATTGATGTTAATATTACAACTGCTCCTACAATCCAAGTGTAAAAAGAGAAGTAATATAACTTTTCTTTCTTTATAAAGTTAATTAAAGTCCTAATAGCAAACAAACCAGATATGAAGGCGGCTAGTACACCAGCTACTAAAATACCTATAGTGATATCTCCCATACCCACCTCGAGAACATCCTTAACTTCAAATATAGTTGCTCCTAGAATAGCAGGAATAGAAATTAAAAAGGAAAATTTAGTAGCTAACTCCTTATTAAATCCCCTAAAAAGGGAACCCACAATGGTAGAACCGGATCTTGAAATACCAGGTGTAATAGCAAATCCTTGGAATATACCTACTATTAAAGCATCCAATCCATGCATATCTTTAATGGTTCTTTTCCCAGAGTTAGATTTTTCAGCTATCCATAAAAGCGTACCTGTTATCATTAATGCAATACCAATTACTATGGTAGATGTATAGAAACTAGCAAATAGATCGTCGAGAAATATTCCCATCAATCCTGTTGGTATTGACGCAATAATAATAAAAACACCAAGCTTTCTATGTTCATTATTGAGCTTTAATCCTTTTCCTGTAATTAATTCACCTAATAGACGAAGAAATTCTACAATAATCATAGCTATGTCCTTAGAATAGACAACAAATATTGAAAATAATGTACCTAAGTGTAGCATTACTGTAAAGAAAAGAATTCGATCCTCGGGAACTTTTAAAAGTTGTTGAGCAACTGCTAAATGACCAGAACTACTGACTGGTAAAAATTCTGTAAGCCCCTGAATGACACCTAATATAATAGCTTTTATTATTGTCATCCTACCACCTCCTAATAAAATATTAACAAGAATGATTATAACATACATTAGTAGAATATGTGATAGTTTTAATATTTAAAACTGCTGTTTACATTTTTTAAGATTTTATATAAGCTTATAACTTCCATCAATTCCACTTGTATCAATCTTTCTTTTAAAGCATTATAATATTATTTTAAATAATCAACCTTACAAATAGGTGAACGTCTACATTACTTTTTTGTAAGATTATTTACTATATAAGCAAGTTCTATAACTTAAAACTAATATAAAAATTTTATAGGGCAATAATATAATAATGTAAAAAGAAATAAGGGGTGTAAAATATGTTAGTTGTATTTGTAAGAGCACTACTATTATATTTGGTAGTAGTTGTTGTTATAAGAATGATGGGTAAGAGGCAAGTAGCAGAAATGCAGCCATTTGAGCTAGTAATAATGATAATGATTGCAGAACTTGCAGCTACACCAATGGAGGATGTTGGAATCCCTTTAATAAATGGAGTTATTCCAATAATTGCTCTATTATCTATACAGGTTTTAATTTCATACTTTGCATTAAAAAGTGAAAAATTTCGGGATTTTATTTGTGGAAAGCCTAGTATATTAATACATAAGGGAAGAATAGACCAATCTGAATTGCGTAGACTCAGAGTTAGTATCAATGATCTTTTAGAAGCACTTAGAAATAAGGACTATTTCAACATAAGTGATGTAGAGTATGCAATTTTAGAAACTAATGGACAGATGAGTATAGTTCCGAAAGCAGATAAAAGACCTGTTGTAATATCAGACTTAAATTCGTGTGATGATATTCAAGATGAAGAGCTACCTGTGACGTTGATTGTTGATGGAAGATTAAATGATACCAAACTAAGAAAAGCAGGATATGATAAAGATTGGTTAATGGATCAGCTCAGAAAACAAAATATAGATAACGTAGAAAGTGTATTTTTTGCTTTTTTATCCTCTGATAGGATTTTTTACGCACAAGAGAAGAAAAATTAGGAGAAGGGTGATTATATGCGTATTGTAGTAGTTACTTTGCTTATCCTAGTAATTTTTATTGTAGGTACTTTTTTGATTAATCAATATATTAATCGTAGCTGTGAAAAATTACTTGAAGATATAAAAATATTAAATAAGTCTATAAATGAAAATGAATGGAATAAGGCTAAAGATCATCTGGAAAATCTTAAAGTTCAATGGAAAGATACTAAAAAGACATGGCAATTATTTTTGGAGCATTATGAAATGGATGTTATAGATA encodes:
- a CDS encoding L,D-transpeptidase family protein, which gives rise to MLKKGILIVTSMFCIITILLIGKNINLMKNKIQSDKEVLGYSEYIEYIAWENKMITENPEYENLKILIDISEKRLYLLNGNETIKIYPIASGKLNTPTPIGTWKIINKAKWGGGFGTRWMGLNVPWGTYGIHGTNKPNSIGSNASAGCVRMNNKDVEDLYKYVKHETPVAIINGMFGPFGYGLRTISPGDIGSDVMEVQARLRAYGYYDVDYLDGKYGPHMEQALYDFQKKHDLPKSPHISYETYKKLGIIIMD
- a CDS encoding VanW family protein, giving the protein MKIKNYILLILTVTLLIYSTSCNFKNAEKELEENPENLGAQVNISKTENHISNVDFDVPDKSGPILNVPWENDSKFKEAQEKHGTDVLLSAFCTVIKTTSPGEQHNVHLAAKSVSGIVVPPGGVFSQNNSIGPYVESKGYQEGSAYIGGNVTPSIGGGACKIASTLYNVSILSNLEIVERYNHSMPVHYLPYGQDSTVAYGFKDFKFKNTTNAPILIWAVPIENRVYMGFYGKEEPPKVEWHHNILDRKIAPKQYKINSNLKDGEEKVILEGMDGARVESFITIEYEDGRSEKKNLGISNYWPMPHIIEVNKIKH
- a CDS encoding DUF4363 family protein codes for the protein MRIVVVTLLILVIFIVGTFLINQYINRSCEKLLEDIKILNKSINENEWNKAKDHLENLKVQWKDTKKTWQLFLEHYEMDVIDIAIARLNQYVEIEERALALGELAEFRLLISHIKDKEGLKLQNVL
- the uppP gene encoding undecaprenyl-diphosphatase UppP, which codes for MTIIKAIILGVIQGLTEFLPVSSSGHLAVAQQLLKVPEDRILFFTVMLHLGTLFSIFVVYSKDIAMIIVEFLRLLGELITGKGLKLNNEHRKLGVFIIIASIPTGLMGIFLDDLFASFYTSTIVIGIALMITGTLLWIAEKSNSGKRTIKDMHGLDALIVGIFQGFAITPGISRSGSTIVGSLFRGFNKELATKFSFLISIPAILGATIFEVKDVLEVGMGDITIGILVAGVLAAFISGLFAIRTLINFIKKEKLYYFSFYTWIVGAVVILTSIF
- a CDS encoding hemolysin family protein, producing MTSNILIQLLMLVLLLIMSAFFSAAETSLMSLSKIRVRYMVDENVKGAKLVQKLVENPSKLIGSVLVGNNIANIAGSALATALTMELFKGNAVAIATIVMTVLILIFSEITPKSLAAQNAEKVALIVAKPLSLIVTIINPIVIIFTKVTNFLVRILGGKSDKDAPYITEEELKSIVNVSHEEGVLEIEEKQMIYNVFEFGDLQIKDVMIQRTDISAIDVDSDFNEVMEFIKQEKYSRYPIYDGNFDNIIGIVNVKDLIYAEDTTENFNITKYIRESYYTYEFKRITELFKEMKKNRVHMAIVIDEYGGTAGIVTIEDLIEEIVGEIEDEYDEVEKEIEKINEQEYVVDGSTKIVFINGFLGLNMVSEDFDSLGGFIMGELGRLPKVGEAVVHENVKFTVESISNHRIQKIRIQILPENQ
- a CDS encoding YetF domain-containing protein encodes the protein MLVVFVRALLLYLVVVVVIRMMGKRQVAEMQPFELVIMIMIAELAATPMEDVGIPLINGVIPIIALLSIQVLISYFALKSEKFRDFICGKPSILIHKGRIDQSELRRLRVSINDLLEALRNKDYFNISDVEYAILETNGQMSIVPKADKRPVVISDLNSCDDIQDEELPVTLIVDGRLNDTKLRKAGYDKDWLMDQLRKQNIDNVESVFFAFLSSDRIFYAQEKKN
- the ric gene encoding iron-sulfur cluster repair di-iron protein; the protein is MKYVFSGNDKIGDIVVKLPKASEVFKTFKIDFCCGGNRPLIEAINENGLKEEEVLAKLEESYKSVQELKSKDIDWTKASFSDLIDHVVNTHHSYLNQELPKLSELTRKIYRVHGEGHSELSDVYKLFHTLKMELEQHLIKEEEIVFPLIKQYEANPSDELLEKTINAINELEDEHEEAGTILKKLRKITDDYTVPSDGCQSYDLTFRGLEFLESDTFQHIHLENNIMFPRLVALRK